GCCCGCTCAACGGGTTCGGCCAAGCCATCTCTATGCTGCGTGTCCTCTTCAGTCGTTTTCTCAAAGTCGTGAAATGGTTTGTCATCGCCAGCGTTTTGCTGGTGCTGCTGTTTCGTGTCGTCCCGCCACCGTTCACGGCGCTGATGGTCGAGCGCAAGATCGAATCCTGGGTCGACAGCGAGCCTATTGACCTGCAACGCGCCTGGGTGCCGTGGGATGAGATCTCCGACGACCTGAAATTGGCGGTCATGGCCGGCGAAGACCAGCGTTTCCCGCAGCATTGGGGTTTTGACTTTGGCGCGATCCAGGCCGCCCTGCTGCATAACGAGCGCGGCGGCTCGATTCGCGGCGCCAGTACGCTGAGCCAGCAGGTGTCGAAGAACCTGTTCCTGTGGGCCGGCCGCAGTTATCTGCGCAAGGGCCTGGAAGCCTGGTTTACCGGATTGATCGAGATCCTCTGGCCCAAGCAACGGATCCTTGAGGTGTACTTGAACAGCGTGGAGTGGGATGAAGGGGTGTTTGGCGCAGAGGCGGCAGCGCGACACCATTTCGGGGTGAGTGCCAAGGGGCTTTCGCGGCAGCAGGCCAGCTATCTGGCGGCGGTGCTGCCGAATCCGCGAGTGTGGAGTGCCAGCCATCCAACAGCGTACGTGGCGCGGCGGGCGGCCTGGATTCGTCAGCAGATGGGGCAGTTGGGTGGCACGGGTTACTTGAATGAGCTGAACAATACGCGAAAGGCGCCGTGGTCCAACTGATACAGGACGCGACACAAACAAAAATGCCCCGATCTTTCGATCGGGGCATTTTTTTGGCCGTTCGCTGCGTGTTAGGCGGCGATCGACAATTTAAGCTTATTCATCGCGCTCTTCTCAAGCTGACGAATCCGCTCGGCCGACACGTTGTACTTTTGCGCCAGGTCGTGCAGCGTGGCTTTTTCTTCTGCCAGCCAGCGCTGGTAGAGGATGTCACGGCTCCGGTCGTCCAGCACTTCCAGTGCTTCGTGCAGGTTGTGGTTGGAGTTGTCGCTCCAATCGGCATCTTCCAGTTGACGCGCCGGGTCGTACCGGTGGTCTTCCAGGTAGTTGGCCGGCGATTGGAAAGCGCTGTCGTCGTCCGCTTCGGCGGCCGGGTCGAAGGCCATGTCATGGCCGGTCAGGCGACTTTCCATCTCGCGCACTTCCCGAGGCTCCACACCGAGGCTTTCGGCCACACGGTGGACTTCCTCGTTGTTGAGCCACGCCAGGCGTTTCTTCTGGCTGCGCAGGTTGAAGAACAGTTTGCGCTGGGCCTTGGTGGTCGCCACTTTCACAATGCGCCAGTTGCGCAGGATGAACTCGTGGATTTCCGCCTTGATCCAGTGCACGGCGAACGACACCAGGCGCACACCCATTTCCGGGTTGAAGCGTTTTACAGCCTTCATCAGCCCGACGTTGCCTTCCTGGATCAGGTCAGCCTGGGCCAGGCCGTAGCCGCTATAGCTACGGGCGATATGTACGACAAAACGCAGGTGGGCGAGCACCATCTGCCGAGCCGCCCCCAAATCCTGCTCATAGTAGAGACTCTCGGCCAGTTCACGCTCCTGCTCGGGCGTCAGCAAAGGAATGCTGTTGACCGTGTGCACATAGGCTTCCAGGTTCGCGCCTGGGACCAGAGCATAAGCAGGTTGCAAAGAAGTGGTCATACGAAAAAACCTCCGACTCACATAACTCGTGCAGTTCAGCACTGCGAAAATTGACCGGAAACCGTAGGACAAGTTCCCTATAAACGCTGAAAGGTCAATACAAGCAAAAAGACACTATTTCGGCGCCAGCTCCCTGAGATGGCGTGCGACTGCGATCCATGCACCGATATAACCCAACAACACCGCGCCAAGCAAGAGTGATAGACCATCGGCAGCAGGTACGCCAGCCAGGGCAAAGTCACTGCCATACAAACCGGCCAGGCCGACTACCGCGTCGTTCAGCCAATCCAGGCCAAACGCCAATACGCCCCAGGACAGAATCCCGGCACCGAAGCCATAAAGCGCACCCATGTACAGAAAAGGACGACGCACATAGCTGTCTGTGCCGCCGACCAGTTTAATCACTTCTATCTCGGTGCGACGGTTTTCAATATGAAGACGAATGGTATTGCCTATCACCAAAAGTAATGCAGAAACCAGCAACACCGTCAGGCCGAAGACAAACCGGTCGCCCAGCTTGAGAATCGCCGCCAGACGCTCGACCCAGACTAAATCAAGCTGCGCCTGTTGTACCTTGGGCAGTTCAGCCAATTTTTGTCTTAATGCTTCAAGGGCCGTCTTGTCGATTTCATTTGGCGTCACCAGCACCACGCCCGGCAACGGGTTCTGCGGCAGCTCCTTGAGCGCCTCGCCCAGGCCCGATTGCTGCTGGAATTCTTCCAGGGCCTGGTCACGGCTGATGTACTCGGCATCCGCCACGCCCGGCAGGTTCTTGATCTGCTCGCGCAAGGCCTCGCCTTCTGTGGCGCTGGCATCCAGTTGCAGGTACAGGGAAATCTGCGCCGCGCGCTGCCAGGAGCCGCCAAGGCGCTCGACATTATTAAGCAGCAACGACAACCCCATCGGCAGGCTCAACGCCACAGCCATGACCAGGCAGGTAAAGAAGCTGCCAATCGGCTGTTTGCCCAAGCGGCGCAGGCTATCCACCAGGCTGGCGCGATGGCTTTCGATCCAGGCGTGCA
The Pseudomonas hygromyciniae genome window above contains:
- the mtgA gene encoding monofunctional biosynthetic peptidoglycan transglycosylase → MLRVLFSRFLKVVKWFVIASVLLVLLFRVVPPPFTALMVERKIESWVDSEPIDLQRAWVPWDEISDDLKLAVMAGEDQRFPQHWGFDFGAIQAALLHNERGGSIRGASTLSQQVSKNLFLWAGRSYLRKGLEAWFTGLIEILWPKQRILEVYLNSVEWDEGVFGAEAAARHHFGVSAKGLSRQQASYLAAVLPNPRVWSASHPTAYVARRAAWIRQQMGQLGGTGYLNELNNTRKAPWSN
- the ftsX gene encoding permease-like cell division protein FtsX; amino-acid sequence: MSATRSPKVSERVAPKAADPQPQKKKRDEDDGPDFSTLLHAWIESHRASLVDSLRRLGKQPIGSFFTCLVMAVALSLPMGLSLLLNNVERLGGSWQRAAQISLYLQLDASATEGEALREQIKNLPGVADAEYISRDQALEEFQQQSGLGEALKELPQNPLPGVVLVTPNEIDKTALEALRQKLAELPKVQQAQLDLVWVERLAAILKLGDRFVFGLTVLLVSALLLVIGNTIRLHIENRRTEIEVIKLVGGTDSYVRRPFLYMGALYGFGAGILSWGVLAFGLDWLNDAVVGLAGLYGSDFALAGVPAADGLSLLLGAVLLGYIGAWIAVARHLRELAPK
- the rpoH gene encoding RNA polymerase sigma factor RpoH, with protein sequence MTTSLQPAYALVPGANLEAYVHTVNSIPLLTPEQERELAESLYYEQDLGAARQMVLAHLRFVVHIARSYSGYGLAQADLIQEGNVGLMKAVKRFNPEMGVRLVSFAVHWIKAEIHEFILRNWRIVKVATTKAQRKLFFNLRSQKKRLAWLNNEEVHRVAESLGVEPREVREMESRLTGHDMAFDPAAEADDDSAFQSPANYLEDHRYDPARQLEDADWSDNSNHNLHEALEVLDDRSRDILYQRWLAEEKATLHDLAQKYNVSAERIRQLEKSAMNKLKLSIAA